A region from the Brassica napus cultivar Da-Ae chromosome C8, Da-Ae, whole genome shotgun sequence genome encodes:
- the LOC111197830 gene encoding zinc finger CCCH domain-containing protein 46-like → MDGYEATRIVLSRIQALDPDNASKIMGLLLLQDHGEKEMIRLAFGPENLVHSVIAKGKKELGLMSCSRPLWSQEELISPKNNTRGSSLNPASLPFYANGGGRSFKEMTNEFEFMDDVNLGSVHARSGSCGFDGLGYGDSDLGFGGVPCSYFARGFCKNGSSCRFVHSDGGGELVGSPSRMELLRSNSVPPRLAHQFMTRSSFFPKGVNLQNSDAQRAAALMMGDEFQKLGRWRPERIDLSAMACPASRQIYLTFPADSRFREEDVSNYFSTFGPVQDVRIPYQQKRMFGFVTFLYPETVKSILAKGNPHFVCDSRVLVKPYKEKGKVPDKYRTNQTTELELSPTGLDSSPRDVLGGRGFYNNAQDVMWRSKFEEEILELQSRRLMNLQLLDMKNHFQLNSSSTHIRSPNPFSQTLVSPRPGAVKAGGEIGKGSSKEGSDDDTINLQEKLEECLPDSPFASSTNHLFLFADSVDNNGSDLWSPSSDNDDNSAPSTLSDSFNSFNCQIPRSPAFGMLPGRGGPACRVGI, encoded by the exons ATGGATGGGTATGAAGCAACTAGGATTGTGCTCTCTCGTATCCAAGCTTTGGACCCAGATAACGCATCAAAGATCATgggtcttctccttctccaagaCCACGGCGAGAAAGAGATGATAAGACTAGCTTTTGGTCCGGAGAATCTTGTTCACTCTGTGATAGCGAAAGGCAAGAAAGAGTTAGGTCTCATGAGCTGTTCAAGGCCTCTTTGGAGCCAAGAGGAGTTAATAAGCCCTAAGAACAACACTCGTGGCTCTTCTCTCAACCCTGCTTCTCTGCCCTTCTACGCTAACGGAGGAGGAAGATCTTTTAAGGAAATGACCAACGAGTTCGAATTCATGGATGATGTGAACTTGGGCTCTGTGCATGCCAGAAGCGGTAGCTGCGGTTTTGACGGTTTAGGGTATGGTGActctgatttagggtttggaggtGTGCCCTGTTCTTATTTCGCTAGAGGCTTCTGCAAAAACGGAAGTAGCTGTAGATTCGTTCACAGTGATGGAGGAGGTGAACTCGTTGGCTCTCCAAGCAGAATGGAGCTTCTTAGGTCTAACTCGGTACCTCCAAGACTCGCTCACCAGTTCATGACTCGCTCTTCTTTCTTTCCTAAAGGTGTAAACTTGCAGAACAGTGATGCTCAAAG AGCTGCTGCTTTGATGATGGGAGATGAATTTCAGAAGCTTGGAAGATGGAGGCCTGAGAGGATTGATCTCTCCGCTATGGCTTGTCCTGCTTCCAGACAGATCTATCTGACATTTCCTGCCGACAGTAGGTTCAGGGAGGAAGATGTGTCCAATTATTTCAG TACTTTTGGACCAGTTCAAGATGTGAGGATACCATATCAGCAAAAGAGGATGTTTGGGTTTGTGACATTCTTGTACCCTGAGACTGTCAAGAGCATTCTAGCCAAAGGGAACCCTCACTTTGTGTGTGATTCAAGGGTTCTTGTTAAGCCTTACAAGGAGAAAGGCAAAGTCCCTGACAAATACAG AACTAACCAAACAACAGAGCTAGAGTTGTCCCCAACAGGGCTTGATTCTAGCCCCAGGGATGTTTTAG GAGGGAGGGGGTTCTATAACAACGCCCAAGATGTTATGTGGAGGAGTAAATTTGAAGAAGAGATTCTTGAGCTTCAAAGCAGAAGACTAATGAATCTGCAGCTTCTTGACATGAAGAATCATTTCCAGCTCAATTCTTCCTCTACACACATTCGTTCTCCAAATCCTTTTAGCCAGACACTTGTGTCTCCACGCCCGGGGGCGGTTAAAGCAGGAGGAGAGATAGGGAAAGGAAGTTCCAAAGAAGGATCTGATGATGATACAATAAATCTACAAGAGAA GTTGGAGGAATGCTTGCCAGATAGTCCATTTGCATCTTCCACTAAtcatttgtttctgtttgctgATTCTGTGGACAATAATGGATCAGATCTGTGGTCGCCTTCTTCTGATAATGATGATAATTCAGCTCCTTCTACACTCTCTGACTCCTTCAACTCTTTCAACTGCCAAATACCTAG GTCACCGGCATTTGGGATGTTACCCGGTAGGGGAGGACCAGCATGTCGTGTTGGGATATAA